Within the Solibacillus silvestris genome, the region ACATTAAACGTTCCTTTTCCATCAAATGAACCGATTGTAACGACACCCATATCATACGGGTTTAACCGTCTGCTAATAACAGTTTGTACAGTCGTTATAAAGTTCGAGGCTGCAACAATTGCATCATTCGCCAGGTGAGGGGACGAACCATGCCCTCCTGTACCATGTACGACCAATTTGAAAAATGAGCGGCCGGCCATTGCAGCGCCAGCACGATATCCGATATGTCCGACTTTAAATGTTGGGAATAAATGTGCCCCAACAATAATTTCACAGTCATCGAGTAAACCGGAAGCCATCATACTTTTGGCACCACCAGGCGGTTTTTCCTCTGCATGCTGATGAATAATTTTCACTGATCCGTGCAATTCATCTTTTAACTGGATGAGACAGTCTGCTAAAATGAGCAAATACGCGGTATGACCGTCATGACCGCAAGCATGCATGACACCCGGGTTTTTCGATTTAAATGGGACATCTGTTTCTTCTTCAATCGGTAAAGCATCAAAATCTGCACGTATCCCGATGACAGGACCTGGATGTTGCCCTTGAATTTCTACAATAATTCCGTACCCATTGCCGACATTGCGATGGACCTTTACGTCTTTATTTGCATAGAAATCCGCGATATACTGTGCTGTTTGCTGTTCTTCAAAGGAGAGTTCCGGATGTTCGTGTAGATGACGGCGAATAGCAATCATCTCATCGTTTCGTGCTGCTAACTTATCCATTAACTGTTGTTTAATTGTCATGATGTTTGTTCACTCGCTTTCATTTTTTCAAGAATTACGGCAAAGAGGACTGTTCCTGCAATACAAATAAATGTTTGGAACGACGGCGGAATGGGGCCAAGCGCTGCAAAAATCCCTAATCCAATAGCACCGATTCCCCAAACGGGTTTTTTTAATGCGAACTGCGCAAGCACTCCACCAAAGATAGCCGGCAATACAAAGCTGAAGCTGGCGCGGATTGACTCAGGCAACGCATTAATTAAGTAAGACCCCCCTAAAATCACAGCTATAAGCATTGTTGTATTCACAATGGAAGCGGCAGAAATCGCTAATGTTGCGGTAACTTCACCTTTGCGCGTCCCTGGCTCTGCTTTTACGATGGATTGGGCAATAGATGCGCTAGGTAAGCACATATTTCCGATATTACCTGTTAGAAAGGCCAAATACGTGCCCGACACACCTAAAATAGGGTAGTAGCTAATTGGCTCGACAAACCAGATGATCGATACAACGGCCCCGTAACTTAAAAAACCTGTTAAGATAACAGACCAACCTGGATGGTACCCTAGACCAAATGATAAATAGAGGGGAAGGGCTATCGTACAAATGATGACACTCCAAATAGTAAGACGACCCCAGAAATGTGCCTGACTATGAAACGTTGCAAAGTTTTCCTCGCTTTTTGTAGGTGAAGCATCTGTTGTGTGACGCTCTAAAACGACCATTTTAATCATCCTCCTTCAATTAAATTAAGAAATACCCGACGCTCATACCGATTAAAATAACTAGTCCTAGTGACCACTCACGGAGCCAATTCTGGTTAAAGTGTTGAGCTGCCCACATAATAACCGGCATTATAAGTAAAGCGACTATAAAAATAATCGTTTCATTCATACCTTTTGCGATCTGGCCACCACCAAAATATCCGAAAGCACCAATCATTGCTGCAGTCGAAATGACACTTAACCATTTTGCCCGATTGCCGCCACCGCTCGTTAACTTACTTTGAAGGCGACCAAGAGATTTCGTAAACAATGCTGTAACAATCAACCATCCCATGCCGCCTAAACACATTGTCCAAACTGCTGCTGTAAATGCTTGTGCTGAGAAGCTTTTGTCACTTAACTCTTCACCTGCTGCTTCGGCCCCAAGACTTGCTCCTACTGTTTCGATTGGTGCTGATCCGACAATACCAATTCGCATCATTGTCGTTGGTTCACCAATTAAAGTAATTAAAGAAATGGCCACGATAATAATGGCAAATGATGGACCTAATGAACTAATTGCACCTGTTCGAATAATTGAAGTGACTTCCTTGTTCGTTAAGCCTACTTCTGGTGCTACTTTCTTTGAAATACGTATAAAGACAATGGCTTGGAAAATTACAATGAGTACAACGACAAATGCTATAACCCATAAAATTGGATGATCCATAATCTCTGATGCTAAGTTCAATAAAACCCCTCCTTTAAATTGACGAACAATTCAGTTTTTTAATACTATACTTTGTTTTCTTGTTGCGAAACAATGTGTAATCCTCTATATTTATAAATAAAATTATGGAATATTCTATATATTTCAGAAAGAGGGGAATGTCTATGTCAGATGGACAAGAAGCAATTCTACGTCACTTAACACTTTCAAATAAACAGTTATCTATCCTCGTGGAAAGTATCCGGACAATCACTTCCAAACTTCATATTGATGAAGTATTACATACAATCATGCGGCATGCACTGAACGTTATTCCTGAAGCAGATGCAGGGTATTTAATGCTTTTTGATGAACAGAAACAGTGTCTAATTCCGAAAACCTATATTCATTTCCCGCCACTTATTGAACAATTTCAAACAAAGCCGAATGAGGCCATTACTGGTCGTGTATTTGCGACAGGAATCGGTGAGTTCTTTAACAGTTACGAAGAAATTATGGCTGCTATGTACCATCAAAATGTAAGCCCGCGTAATTTACAGACAATATTAAAGAGCGCACATGTTCCGCAAGCAGCTCTTTGTGTACCGATAACTGTTGATGCTAAGCCAATCGGCATCATGATCCTTCACCAACTTCAAAAGAAAAGAGACCTCACACAAGAAGATCTATTATTTTTTCAAGCCTTTGCCGATCAGGTAGGGGTGGCAATTCAAAAAGCCCAGTATTATGAACAGATGACTGAGAAAGTAAAAGAAGCGCACGAATTATCTCTGGCATTAGAGACAAAACATACCCTTCTTAAACAGCGCTATGATGTGCATGCTACATTAAATCAATTGCTCTTACAAAACGAACCGATCTCCGTCATTTTAAATGAACTGAAAAACTTAACGCAATTACCAATTGGTTTTTATGATGCATATGATGATGTGTTTTTTGAAGATGATCAGTCCATTCCCCCTCACACAAAAGCTAAAATAAAAAAACAATTATTCTTGAAAATGAAGCCATTTGAGTATCGGCTTAAAAATGACCGCAGCTTTATTGTTTATCCTCTTTATAATTTGGATATTTGTTTAGGGAGTATGATTATTGAACAGAAAGGCATCATTTCCTACAAAGATCAGCAAACACTGGAGCAGGGGGCCAATATTTTAACACTGCAAATTTTACGCAATAAAAATGTTCTGGAGCACCATAACAAACGAATGCAGGAAACATTCCAGCAGATCATCGATGCACCTAATCAAAAAACAGTTGCTTCTATGGCATATCAACTTGATCTAGATGTGCAGGACTACTACCGATTATGTATTTTCGAGTTCAAACAAACGGCCGACATGTTATCGGTTGAACAATATTTACATCAGTTCATCTCCATGCTAAAGGAACAATTTCCAGGTGAACGGAAATTACTTTTTTATGAAAAAAACAAAATCACTCTTTTAATCGGTGTGCCGTCACCAGCAATGCTTACAACATTAAACGAAACACTCTCGCGCCTACAAAAAAAGTGGCAATCACAGCATAAACCGCTTTTTCGGTGCGCAATCAGTAAACAATATAAAACCCTACAGACAGTTTCTTCTCTATACGAAGAAGCGCTGCAAACATTGCGCTTTTTACATGTACGTGATGAATGGACAATTACGAGCTACGATAAAATCGGACTCAACCAGCTGATTTTACAAGTCCCGCCAAAAGACTTGGCAAACTTCATTCATGACCAAATCGGTGAGTTATTGACTAAAGCCAATAAAAGTCACCTGTACGAAACATTGTTGGCCTATTTCAGATTTAATCGCTCCGTTCAGCAAACAGCACAGCATTTACATATTCATACCAACACTTTGTACCAGCGATTAAGCCGAATTGAGCAAATATTAAATATCTCGTTTCAAATACAGGAAGATGCACTGAAAATACAACTAGCTTGTTATTTAAAAGAAAATTACTTAACGCCTGTAAAAAAACGAGAGTAAATATAGGGGAGTGAGGGGGATAACTGTCATGCTAGAAAATTAATACATCTTAATAAAAATGTATACTAAAATTTCAAGTGAGTATAAAATAGGACAAGTTAGCATGGGTGTAGGAAAGTGACTTTGTATTTAGGAGATGTTGGTGCAGAGTTTTAATAGTTGACGAAGTAGCACGGCCTACATACCAACAGAAAAAGTTGAAAAAATAGAGGAAGTGAAACAATGGATTGGTTCGGTAATATATTGGGTGAAGTGAATACAATATTATATTCATATGTATTAATAATTTTATTAGTAGGAACAGGCATATTTTTAACGGTTAAAACAAAGTTTATTCAATTTCGATTAATCAAAGATATGTTCAAACTTATAACAGAAGCGGCGCCAACAGATAAGTCAGGGAAAAAAGGGATATCTTCTTTTCAGGCTTTTACAATTTCTGCTGCTTCTCGAATTGGAACAGGTAATATAGCGGGTGTCGCGACGGCAATTGCTCTTGGCGGTCCCGGTGCGATATTTTGGATGTGGATGATTGCGCTAATCGGAGCGGCATCTGCACTAATTGAAAGTACATTAGCACAAGTATATAAAGTGAAAGATAAGAGTACTGGATTGTTTCGTGGTGGTCCTGCTTATTATATGGAAAAAGGCTTAAATAAAAGATGGATGGGTATTCTTTTTGCTGTTGTCATTACAATTACGTATGGCTTTATTTTTAATTCGGTCCAGGCAAATACGATTTCCATTGCATTTGAAGAAAGTTTTGGTGCCAATCGATTTGTAGTAGGTTTAGTATTGGCTGCTTTAACAGGGATTATTGTTTTTGGTGGATTAAAGAGAATTGTTAGCTTTACTCAAATAGTTGTTCCTGTTATGGCAATTTTGTACATTATAATTGCTCTTATTGTTGTAATCCTCAATATTTCCGAAATTCCGGGTGTGTTTCTCCTTATCATAAAATCTGCCTTTGGTTTGGAAGAAGCTTTTGCAGGAATGATCGGTGCGGCAATTATGAATGGGATTAAACGCGGATTATTCTCAAATGAAGCTGGGATAGGTTCTGCACCCAATGCAGCAGCAACAGCAGCTGTTTCCCACCCAGTAAAGCAAGGGTTAATTCAAGCCCTTGGTGTATTTATAGACACATTAGTCGTTTGTACAGCAACAGCGGCAATCGTATTATTAGGCGATGCATACCTTCAATCTGACGCAACTTCAGTCAATTTAACGCAAGCCTCTTTAGTCGGAAGTTTAGGTGATTGGGCAGGTAGCTTCTTAGCGATCATTGTATTTATGTTTGCTTTTAGTACGGTTATTGGCAATTACTATTACGGTGAATCGAATATTAGTTTTATAAAAGATTCAAAGACTGGTTTATTAGTATTCCGTATATTTGTCGTACTTTTTGTTATGTTTGGTTCCATTGCAAAGGTACAAGTTGTATGGGATTTAGCGGATCTGTTTATGGCCTTTATGGCGATCATTAACTTAATTGCTATTCTCCAACTTTGGAAAGTGGCCAAACCGGTTATTAATGATTATTTAACTCAACGGAAGCAAGGCAAAGATCCAGTATTCTATAAGAAAAACGTACCTAATTTAGGTGAGGTGGAATGCTGGGGCGAAGATGAAGAAATAGAAGGAAAACGTTAAATTTGAGCTTTCATTCAGGAATACTACTTCGTAAATAGCTATTAAAATTTAAAATGGGGCAATCACTAAATTGGTGATTGCCCCATTACATTATATTAGAAGCGAGTCTAGTTTAACCCGTATGGCTGTAGGCCCTTCATTTTCACTTGAATACGCCACACCTCGTTCTTTGATGATTCGGTTACGTACAGGTACCCATCATGAAAAGCTAAGTTTGTTGCGAATGTTCCTGCATCTTCAGGAAGGCGAATGGTTCCGTATTTAAAACCATTGGCGTCAACCACTACTACTTCTCCAGCTTGGAAATGGGCTACGTACAGATTACCTTCAGCATCTACAGCTAACCCATCTGGACCGATTCCACCTTCAAAACGAGCAAAAATAAACGGTGATTCAGGAGAATTTGCAGCATTTACAGAAGGTACTGATAGAATTTGATTTTTATCAAACTCTGATATATAGACGCGTTGGCCATTTGCCGAAATGGCAATTCCATTAGGATAAGCAATATTCTCTGAGAAGAGGATTGCTTCAGTTTTACCAGGAGGTAAGTAGAAGACGCGACCTGTTGGATGAGTAGCACTAGAACCCATTGGCTCAGTAAAGTAAAGACCACCTGTTTCGTCAAAAACAAGGTCATTTAAACCGTTTAAAGGTTTCCCGTCGTAAGAATTGACAATGGTTTTGCGTTCGCCAGTAGCAGGATTGTAGGAATATAATTCACCTTTACCATCCGTAATAAATAGGCGACCATCTTTATGGAACTTAGCTCCAATTGGCATTAATTTATCTTTATCTCCTAAAACTTTTTCAACTTTGTCGCCTTTAATAGTTAAGATTTCGCCAGTTGTCGGGCTAACTAACCAGATGTTTCCTTTACGATCAAAGTTAATACCTTCCATGAATCCACTACCTGTAGCAACCTTTTCCCATTTACTGCTTTGATGAATAATTTCAGAAATGTCATGTCTTTCCTTTGCCGGCACTGGCTTTGTTTCATACAATGCCTTAGCACCAGTGAATGTGACCGTTATAAGGGAGAGAACAAGAACCAATATCCATACAAGTGCACCTTTTTTAGACCTCATAAATACCTCCTAAATGACAGTGAATTTTTTTGAAACAGTATTCAAGAAGAAAGAAGTAATTAATTTATTAACCTTTTTAAAATATAAGCGCTTATATTCTTGGTATCATATCATTTGTTCAATGGTCTAAATAGCAGAAAAAGAACTCGAATGAAACTAATAAAAAGTAGTATTTTTAGCTATTTAGAAAATTCTTTATTTGTTATACTGGAAATTTAGACTATTATAAAAAATACTTGCTATATAATTGGACTTTTTAACAAAGAATGTAGTCTATAATCGTTTGATTTAAAAGAAAGGGGGGCAACCTTTTTGCACTCTATACACAAAATAGGTAAAAGTTTTTGGTATATCACCCCAGTCTCGTTGACTGACCGCCCGATTTTAGGAATGGTGGTTGGCAGTAAAAAGACATTAATGATTGATGCAGGAAACTCGGAAGAACATATGCATTATTTTCTGAATGAACTTCAAAAAAGGGGAGTTCCTAATCCGGATTTAGTTGTCCTAACACATTGGCATTGGGATCATATATTTGGTCTTTCCGCATTACCCGATACTGTTTCAATTGCCTCCAAAGAGACTGAAAGGGAAATGGAGAAGCTTATTCCATTTTCATGGTCAGATGAAGCCATTGATGCGCGAGTAAATGAAGGTGTGGAAATTGAATTTTGTGCAAAAGCGATTAAGGAAGAATACACGAATCATCGAAACATTAAAATTACTTTTCCGGATATTACAATAGAGAAAAGGGCAGAGATAAATCTTGGTGATGTGACTTGTATCGTACAACAAGTTGGAGGGGACCATGCTGCAGATTCTGTCATTGTGTATATAAAAGAAGAGAAGATTCTTTTCTTAGGGGACTGCATTTATCCAAGAATGTATGCCGAAAAAGTACACTATACAATTAGTGAAACTTTACGGTTATTAGATGTATTAGAAACGTTTGATGCGGAAACCTTTATCCCTTCACATCAAGAACCAATTTCAAAAGAAGCTTTCGATAAAGAAGTCGTTATGCTAAGAACGATTGCCAAATATACAGAGGTCTGTAAGGGAGATTTACCGACAATAGTGAAGGAATACGAAAACTATGTAAAAAGGGAACTTACCGAAGATGAATTAGAAACCATCTCCCATTTTGCCGATGGATACTAACTGATTGCGCTCCTTTACGAAAAAAATTACAATTTTGAAAAACCACCTAATTGTTGATATACAACGAATTAGGTGGTTTTTTCTGAAAAGAAGACGTTAGACCAAAGAAAAATTAATAGAGAGAACATTTATAAGGTATTCTCTTTTTATTTCCCCCTATATAAGTCAGCTGTTTCCTGTACTGTGCAACCCAAAAACCCCTTTGATTCTTAAAAATTTAAACCGTCTGTATTAATTGCCAATTTGACAAAAGTAACAACCTATTTATAATTATAAGTTGTTAGATGTTAATTTTTACATATAAGTAAAACAATCAGAAAGGAAGATTTTATGAAACTCATTAGTTTATCGAAGCTAGGATTAATTTTAGTATTAAGTTTATTATTAGCTGCATGTTCTTCGGAGGCTGAAGGTACAGAAAAACAAGCTGTCAACTTAGCCTATGTTGAATGGGAGACTGAGGTTGCCTCCACTCATGTAGTAGGACAAGTTCTAGAAGATTTAGGATATGATGTAACGCTGACGCCTTTAGATAATGGAATTATGTGGGAAGCTCTTGCAAATGGAGAGGTTGATGGCATGGTTTCAGCTTGGCTACCGCAGACGCACGCCCCGCAAGTTGAGAAGTACAAAGGCCGTATAGATGATTTAGGTGAAAATTTGTTAGGCGGAAAAATTGGGTTAGTAGTCCCTAGTTATATGGATGTGGATTCCATCGAAGATTTAACAGATGAAGCGGGTAAAACGATAACGGGCATCGAACCAGGTGCAAATATAACAGGAACTACAGAAAAGGCGTATGAGATATATCCGAATCTTGAAGGGTGGACAGTACTAAGCTCATCTTCAGTAGCAATGACAGGGGCTCTTAAACAAGCGATTGAGAACAAAGAAGAAATCATAGTGACAGGTTGGTCTCCTCACTGGAAATTTAACTTATTTGATTTGAAGTATTTAGATGATCCTAAAGGGATGTACGGAACTGAAGAATATATCGGTACATTTGCACGTAATGGATTCAAAGAGGATAATCCTGAGGCATACAGTGTTCTCGATAATTTCCACTGGACTCCGGAAGATATAGAAAGTGTTATGTATGATATTATGGAAGGCATGGATCCGAAAGATGCAGCAAAAAAATGGATTGAAGAAAATGAAGCTAAAGTTGCCGATTGGACAAAAGAAGTTAATTAAGTACCAAGTACCGGATGTACTCAATTTGATCGATCTCAGCATATAAGTCATCATGCTAAGGAGCGCTGGTTAACGGGAATGTCTGCTAGTCTCATTTCTATCGCTTTTATTTTTACCTTAGCAGAAAACATACTCTTATCCCCATAAAAAAACACCTCCATGTTGATTCTTGGTATTCAATACCCATTTTTCAACGAAAGGTGTTTTTTATTTGTGTCATTACTTTAGGTCAGTGCAAAAATACATAAATTATTTCTGATTGTTTTTTATATCTAATAACCCATGTCATACATTAGGAGTATACTAGGATATTTATGGAAAGGAGACAAAACTTGAATAAAACCTTACTTAATGCACTTAGAAATGGGGGATTTATATTTTATGCAAGGCATGGAGAAGCGACTGTCGGAAGCGATTTAGCTAACTTAAACTTTCAAAACTGTTTAACTCAGAGAAATCTTTCTGAAACGGGACGTAGGCAAGCAATTTACTATGGAGAAATACTTCGGTATTTAAGAATACCATTCGAAATCCCTGTTTCCTCAAGTCCCTATTGCAGGACAATCGAAACAGCACAGTTAGCATTTGGTAGTGGTAATGTTCAAATTAATCCTTTTTGGGTTGAGATAAATAGGTTAAGCGAAAATTTACCAAGTAATGATAGGCAAATAATTTTGAGTAATCTTCAATCAATTTTAGAATATATCCCGGATAAGGGAAATAATAAAATGATTGTTGATCACATTTTCCCTGCAAAGGTTGGATTAGGTCCAATCCCTTATATGGGGACAGTTATTATTAAGCCAAAAGGGCGAGGTAACGGCTATGATATTGTTGGTCAACTATCTTTAGAAGATTGGTCTACATTAGATAGTTAGAAGAACATTGTGTGAACAAAAAACCATGGAGACCTAAGCACGGTATTCCCGATTGAATGAACTGATTTACAAATTAGTTATCATCTATATTTAATTTTTCAAACCAGCCGAATGCAACTTCTGCTTTAACTATTTGATTATTAGGTGAAATTAAGAAAATTACAAATGAACTACCTGGGGGAAAAATAAATTTTCCATCTTCATCTAAATCTATATCTGAAAACCGCACTTAAATTTGTTACGGAAATGTACCGTATCATAAGTAAGTGCGGTTTTCTTTAATACCTTCAAGAAAATGAAATTTCTCCAATATAAATCTTAAAACCGAAAATTTATGTAGATTTAGTAATGTACAGTAAATCTTCAATGAGTAAGCAATCGTTGTTTATTTCTGCTACCTTATTTAAAGGCAAAAAAAATACACCTGCCAAATGCATTGTAAAAAATGCGGACACGTGGTAAGTTTATATAGATATACATAATTAATTATACTTGTGTATATTATTCCCTATTCTAATTATATATAAAAATTCTTTATTAGTCAACTCTTAACTATTTTCAAGGAGTGAATGTTATGAAAGCAGTTTTCTTGGACGAACAACAACGTTTAAATAGTGTTCTGAATGTAATTAATGATCAAACATTTCAACTGGAATCAGAAACGTTAAAGCTCCGAAACGAGGTAGTAAATACTCGTAAGCATTTTTGGGATGAAATCAAAGTGAATACGGATTCGTTTGATGACTTTCTGGAAACCGTTATTAATTTAAGACAAGAAGCGCAGGCATTAGCTGTTGGTGAAAGTACACACCACTATGCATCCAAAAGATTAGCTGTCCTTCATCGTATGAAGTCAGTACCTTATTTCGGGCGAATAGATTTTCTTGAAGAAGGATTTTCAGAGCAGGAGAAAATTTATATTGGTATTTCATCTTTGATGGATGCAAGTGGTGAAGACTTCCTTATTTATGACTGGAGAGCACCGATTTCAAGCGTCTACTATGATTATGAGCCTGGTCCCGCACAGTATACAACGCCTGGGGGCAAGGTTTACGGTGATCTCAAGGAAAAGTGGCAATACGTTATTCGTGATGGAAAACTGCAATCTATGTTTGACACAAGTCTCACGATTGGTGACGAAATTTTACAAAAGGTGCTTGGAAAAGGCGTGGATAAGTATATGCAAAGCATTGTAGCAACGATTCAAAAGGATCAGAACCGTATTATTCGCCATGATCAAGGGCGTATGCTTATTGTGCACGGTGCAGCGGGCAGCGGTAAAACTTCAGCTGCATTACAAAGAATCGCATTTTTATTGTATAAATACCGGGACCGTATAAAAGCAGACCAAATTATATTATTTTCACCGAATGCTATGTTTAATAGCTATGTTTCCAACGTACTTCCAGAGCTCGGTGAAGAGAATATGCAGCAAGTTACATTTCAGGAATATTTGGATCATCGCTTAAGTAAAGATTTCCATTTGGAAAACCCGTATCATCAATTGGAATATGTACTGACGGCAGCAAATAACCCTTCATATAGCGCAAGAATTAAAGGCATTCAATTTAAAGCATCTGTAAAATTTTTCGAGGCGATTAAACTATACAGAGAAACATTGGAAAAATCAGGCCTGCTATTTAAAGATGTCAAATTCAGAGGGAAAATGATCTTTTCCTCACAACAATTGTCGGAGACGTTTTATAGAGAGCATATTTCACTGAGTTTCCAAAGCAGACTTGAAAAGCTGAAAGACTGGCTAATGAATAAAATTAAAGAAATAGAAAAAGTAGAACGTTCTCAGCCATGGGTAGAAGAGGAAATTGAGCTACTAAGCGATGAGACGTATCATAAAATTCATAAATATTTAGCAAAGAAAAACGGCTTTGAAAGAGAAGAGCAAGCTGATTATGAAATGGATCAGGATGCGCTTATTCAAGTAATCGTCCGCCTGAAATTGAAGGCAGTGAGAAAACAAATTCAAACACTGGACTTTATTGATTTAGAAGGGATCTATAAGCAGCTATTTACAGATCCATTACTGATGCAACAGCAATTAAAAGTAGAAGTGCCAGATGAGTGGCAAGCTATATGTGAAGATACACTTCAAATACTGGAATCGGGAACCCTGTATTATGAAGACGCGACACCATTCCTATTTTTGCAGGAATTGATTCAAGGCTTTCAAACAAACCGTTCGATCAAGCATATCCTCATTGATGAGGCGCAGGACTATTCACCGTTTCAATTTGAATTTCTGAAGCGCCTATTCCCTTCAGCCAAAATGACAGTGCTAGGTGATTTTAATCAGGCCATTTTTGCTCATGCGAGTGGAGTGGGAGATTTTCAAACGCTCAACCATCTTTATGGAGAAGAACAAACAGAAGTAATCAATATGACAAGAAGTTACCGTTCAACGAAACCGATTATCGAATTTACACGGAATCTGATAGCAAATGGAG harbors:
- a CDS encoding amidohydrolase, with translation MTIKQQLMDKLAARNDEMIAIRRHLHEHPELSFEEQQTAQYIADFYANKDVKVHRNVGNGYGIIVEIQGQHPGPVIGIRADFDALPIEEETDVPFKSKNPGVMHACGHDGHTAYLLILADCLIQLKDELHGSVKIIHQHAEEKPPGGAKSMMASGLLDDCEIIVGAHLFPTFKVGHIGYRAGAAMAGRSFFKLVVHGTGGHGSSPHLANDAIVAASNFITTVQTVISRRLNPYDMGVVTIGSFDGKGTFNVIKDAVTLEGDVRYMNDTVHATIEKEIKRLVDGLEVQFGVTCTLTYEKDYPPLVNDKDLTNFVVETLEASEQEEIIAIEEAPLFSGSEDFAYYALAKPSTFYYIGCQPTYLDVPYMNHHPKFDIDERALLVAAKAGAEVVAKYCLK
- a CDS encoding small-conductance mechanosensitive channel, producing the protein MVVLERHTTDASPTKSEENFATFHSQAHFWGRLTIWSVIICTIALPLYLSFGLGYHPGWSVILTGFLSYGAVVSIIWFVEPISYYPILGVSGTYLAFLTGNIGNMCLPSASIAQSIVKAEPGTRKGEVTATLAISAASIVNTTMLIAVILGGSYLINALPESIRASFSFVLPAIFGGVLAQFALKKPVWGIGAIGLGIFAALGPIPPSFQTFICIAGTVLFAVILEKMKASEQTS
- a CDS encoding translation elongation factor EF-1alpha, with the protein product MNLASEIMDHPILWVIAFVVVLIVIFQAIVFIRISKKVAPEVGLTNKEVTSIIRTGAISSLGPSFAIIIVAISLITLIGEPTTMMRIGIVGSAPIETVGASLGAEAAGEELSDKSFSAQAFTAAVWTMCLGGMGWLIVTALFTKSLGRLQSKLTSGGGNRAKWLSVISTAAMIGAFGYFGGGQIAKGMNETIIFIVALLIMPVIMWAAQHFNQNWLREWSLGLVILIGMSVGYFLI
- a CDS encoding polyketide synthase regulator, translated to MSDGQEAILRHLTLSNKQLSILVESIRTITSKLHIDEVLHTIMRHALNVIPEADAGYLMLFDEQKQCLIPKTYIHFPPLIEQFQTKPNEAITGRVFATGIGEFFNSYEEIMAAMYHQNVSPRNLQTILKSAHVPQAALCVPITVDAKPIGIMILHQLQKKRDLTQEDLLFFQAFADQVGVAIQKAQYYEQMTEKVKEAHELSLALETKHTLLKQRYDVHATLNQLLLQNEPISVILNELKNLTQLPIGFYDAYDDVFFEDDQSIPPHTKAKIKKQLFLKMKPFEYRLKNDRSFIVYPLYNLDICLGSMIIEQKGIISYKDQQTLEQGANILTLQILRNKNVLEHHNKRMQETFQQIIDAPNQKTVASMAYQLDLDVQDYYRLCIFEFKQTADMLSVEQYLHQFISMLKEQFPGERKLLFYEKNKITLLIGVPSPAMLTTLNETLSRLQKKWQSQHKPLFRCAISKQYKTLQTVSSLYEEALQTLRFLHVRDEWTITSYDKIGLNQLILQVPPKDLANFIHDQIGELLTKANKSHLYETLLAYFRFNRSVQQTAQHLHIHTNTLYQRLSRIEQILNISFQIQEDALKIQLACYLKENYLTPVKKRE
- a CDS encoding sodium:alanine symporter, producing MDWFGNILGEVNTILYSYVLIILLVGTGIFLTVKTKFIQFRLIKDMFKLITEAAPTDKSGKKGISSFQAFTISAASRIGTGNIAGVATAIALGGPGAIFWMWMIALIGAASALIESTLAQVYKVKDKSTGLFRGGPAYYMEKGLNKRWMGILFAVVITITYGFIFNSVQANTISIAFEESFGANRFVVGLVLAALTGIIVFGGLKRIVSFTQIVVPVMAILYIIIALIVVILNISEIPGVFLLIIKSAFGLEEAFAGMIGAAIMNGIKRGLFSNEAGIGSAPNAAATAAVSHPVKQGLIQALGVFIDTLVVCTATAAIVLLGDAYLQSDATSVNLTQASLVGSLGDWAGSFLAIIVFMFAFSTVIGNYYYGESNISFIKDSKTGLLVFRIFVVLFVMFGSIAKVQVVWDLADLFMAFMAIINLIAILQLWKVAKPVINDYLTQRKQGKDPVFYKKNVPNLGEVECWGEDEEIEGKR
- a CDS encoding gluconolactonase — encoded protein: MRSKKGALVWILVLVLSLITVTFTGAKALYETKPVPAKERHDISEIIHQSSKWEKVATGSGFMEGINFDRKGNIWLVSPTTGEILTIKGDKVEKVLGDKDKLMPIGAKFHKDGRLFITDGKGELYSYNPATGERKTIVNSYDGKPLNGLNDLVFDETGGLYFTEPMGSSATHPTGRVFYLPPGKTEAILFSENIAYPNGIAISANGQRVYISEFDKNQILSVPSVNAANSPESPFIFARFEGGIGPDGLAVDAEGNLYVAHFQAGEVVVVDANGFKYGTIRLPEDAGTFATNLAFHDGYLYVTESSKNEVWRIQVKMKGLQPYGLN
- a CDS encoding Zn-dependent hydrolase, with amino-acid sequence MHSIHKIGKSFWYITPVSLTDRPILGMVVGSKKTLMIDAGNSEEHMHYFLNELQKRGVPNPDLVVLTHWHWDHIFGLSALPDTVSIASKETEREMEKLIPFSWSDEAIDARVNEGVEIEFCAKAIKEEYTNHRNIKITFPDITIEKRAEINLGDVTCIVQQVGGDHAADSVIVYIKEEKILFLGDCIYPRMYAEKVHYTISETLRLLDVLETFDAETFIPSHQEPISKEAFDKEVVMLRTIAKYTEVCKGDLPTIVKEYENYVKRELTEDELETISHFADGY
- a CDS encoding glycine/betaine ABC transporter; this encodes MKLISLSKLGLILVLSLLLAACSSEAEGTEKQAVNLAYVEWETEVASTHVVGQVLEDLGYDVTLTPLDNGIMWEALANGEVDGMVSAWLPQTHAPQVEKYKGRIDDLGENLLGGKIGLVVPSYMDVDSIEDLTDEAGKTITGIEPGANITGTTEKAYEIYPNLEGWTVLSSSSVAMTGALKQAIENKEEIIVTGWSPHWKFNLFDLKYLDDPKGMYGTEEYIGTFARNGFKEDNPEAYSVLDNFHWTPEDIESVMYDIMEGMDPKDAAKKWIEENEAKVADWTKEVN